A window of Nitrosomonadales bacterium contains these coding sequences:
- a CDS encoding spore coat protein U domain-containing protein, translating to METLNRIRCGLLAALLSATLLPGTATAAVASNNLNISVSVPATASLTVQPMDFGSSFNTATDLQATATLTVRIDQSIPYNVTLDAGMNFSGERRMSNGSGGFRSYLLYKDAARTQLWGDSDFAASYTSGSSTAATATANQNAVITVYGLSPGGTHPAGNYSDAVTVTIHY from the coding sequence ATGGAAACTCTCAATCGCATCCGCTGTGGCCTGCTGGCGGCGCTGTTATCGGCAACGCTGCTGCCCGGCACGGCCACGGCGGCGGTCGCCAGCAATAATCTGAATATCTCCGTATCCGTTCCCGCCACAGCCAGCCTCACCGTGCAGCCCATGGACTTCGGCAGCAGCTTCAACACCGCAACCGACCTGCAAGCCACCGCCACCCTCACCGTCAGGATAGACCAGTCCATCCCCTACAACGTGACCCTCGATGCCGGTATGAATTTCTCCGGCGAGCGGCGCATGAGCAACGGCAGCGGCGGCTTCCGCAGCTACCTGCTCTACAAAGATGCCGCGCGCACCCAACTGTGGGGCGACTCCGATTTTGCCGCCAGCTATACGTCAGGCAGCAGCACCGCCGCCACCGCTACCGCCAACCAGAACGCGGTCATCACCGTCTACGGCCTCAGCCCCGGCGGCACCCATCCGGCGGGCAACTACAGCGATGCCGTCACCGTCACCATCCACTACTGA
- a CDS encoding transcriptional regulator, which translates to MNIKPIRNDDDLRATFKRLELVFQAAEGTLPRADEMEILVTLIEAYEHKHFPIGVVDPVEAIKFRMEQQGLTQKDLEPYIGSSGRVSEVLNRKRRLSLQMVKRLHDGLHIPYESLLSAT; encoded by the coding sequence ATGAATATTAAACCGATTCGCAACGACGACGATTTGCGCGCCACCTTTAAGCGGCTTGAACTTGTATTTCAAGCCGCCGAGGGAACGCTGCCGAGGGCAGACGAAATGGAAATCCTGGTAACGCTCATTGAAGCTTACGAGCACAAGCATTTTCCGATCGGTGTGGTCGATCCAGTGGAAGCCATTAAATTCAGAATGGAACAACAGGGTCTCACTCAAAAAGACCTTGAGCCTTATATCGGGTCAAGCGGGCGCGTATCTGAAGTATTGAACCGCAAACGGCGGCTCAGCTTGCAAATGGTGAAACGTCTGCATGATGGCTTGCACATTCCGTATGAAAGCTTACTGTCGGCTACATAA
- a CDS encoding molecular chaperone, with protein sequence MFNSGDKPANIQVRAMDWQQDAQSGAEQLTETDELVFFPKIFSVPPKGQQVVRVGYQKEVGNKEKSFRLFVRELPVDEPGVTGARFALQISSPAFIYPKGRSNQPSRRSKVLSWPTAS encoded by the coding sequence GTGTTCAATTCTGGCGACAAGCCGGCCAACATTCAGGTGCGCGCCATGGACTGGCAGCAGGATGCGCAGTCCGGCGCGGAACAGTTGACCGAGACCGATGAACTGGTGTTCTTCCCGAAGATCTTTTCGGTTCCGCCCAAGGGGCAGCAGGTGGTGCGCGTGGGATACCAGAAAGAGGTGGGAAATAAAGAGAAGAGTTTCCGCCTGTTCGTACGCGAGTTGCCGGTGGATGAGCCGGGTGTGACCGGTGCCCGCTTCGCGTTGCAGATCAGTTCGCCCGCTTTTATCTACCCCAAAGGGCGCAGCAACCAACCAAGCCGGAGATCAAAGGTATTGAGCTGGCCGACGGCAAGCTGA